A portion of the Granulosicoccus antarcticus IMCC3135 genome contains these proteins:
- a CDS encoding ATP-binding protein → MAQFTLEELNLVDSEGEPTFDNLTKLATMILEVPVSLLSFVQFEKDRQYFKSHCGLDLQLTPLSHSFCRIVVETGESLVVEDARINPLVKDNPAIGELGVIAYLGFPVFMPDGEPVASFCVIDTQPRKWSEEDKQKVQSLAACASDSVRLKYEIKHVEMMRQEQRIFANAIAHDMAAPLNTVSYVLNEILDEYGNVIDDGFKTLINLTHSTVDRARQMVGDVMAYSQFINHEFTPEAIDLNELMQETMNTLRGDIEQLQAEIIAEPLPTIPGSRLQLAMLFQNLVSNALKFHNPETINKVHVSAIDKGKYVEICFADNGIGISSKYQERIFKLFERLHSTEEYAGSGVGLALVQRVAQNHQGTVSVVSDGENGTAFTVRLPAQSGGVSS, encoded by the coding sequence ATGGCTCAATTTACGCTAGAAGAACTGAATCTCGTCGATTCGGAAGGGGAGCCCACTTTCGACAATCTGACCAAGCTGGCGACAATGATTCTGGAAGTGCCTGTCTCTCTGCTCTCCTTTGTTCAGTTTGAAAAAGATCGGCAATACTTCAAGAGCCACTGTGGTCTGGATCTGCAGCTGACGCCTTTATCGCACTCGTTCTGTCGTATTGTTGTTGAAACGGGTGAATCATTGGTTGTTGAAGATGCCAGAATCAACCCCTTGGTCAAGGACAATCCTGCCATTGGTGAGTTGGGCGTTATCGCTTATCTGGGTTTTCCGGTGTTCATGCCGGACGGGGAACCGGTCGCCTCGTTTTGTGTAATTGATACACAGCCTCGCAAATGGAGCGAGGAGGACAAGCAGAAAGTGCAGAGCCTGGCAGCTTGCGCCTCTGACTCTGTCAGGTTGAAGTACGAGATAAAGCACGTAGAGATGATGCGTCAGGAGCAAAGAATCTTTGCCAATGCCATCGCTCATGACATGGCAGCACCATTGAATACCGTCAGTTATGTGCTCAATGAAATTCTGGATGAGTATGGCAACGTCATCGATGACGGTTTCAAGACATTAATCAACTTGACGCATAGTACGGTGGACCGAGCACGGCAAATGGTCGGGGATGTAATGGCATATAGCCAATTCATTAATCATGAATTTACTCCCGAAGCTATTGATCTGAATGAGCTGATGCAGGAGACGATGAATACCCTGCGAGGCGATATCGAACAGCTGCAGGCAGAAATCATTGCCGAGCCCTTGCCCACGATTCCGGGCAGTCGATTACAGCTGGCCATGTTGTTTCAGAATCTTGTCAGTAATGCCCTGAAATTCCACAATCCAGAAACGATTAACAAAGTACATGTCAGCGCCATTGACAAGGGCAAGTATGTGGAAATCTGCTTTGCCGACAACGGTATCGGTATTTCATCGAAATACCAGGAAAGAATATTCAAACTTTTCGAACGCCTGCATTCTACTGAAGAATACGCAGGTTCAGGCGTCGGTCTGGCATTGGTTCAGCGAGTAGCTCAGAACCACCAGGGTACCGTTAGTGTGGTATCCGACGGTGAGAATGGCACCGCATTTACGGTGAGGTTGCCAGCCCAATCCGGGGGCGTATCCAGTTAG
- a CDS encoding arginine/lysine/ornithine decarboxylase → MKFRFPVVIIDEDWRAESASGLGIRALGKALEDQGMEVVGGFTYLDVARVANQAARASAFILSIDDEEISEHSDENPVIQELRAFIQETRRRNSDIPIFLFGETRTSRHIPSDVLKELHGFIHMFEDTPEFVARYIIREANAYLSSLAPPFFKALLDYANDGSYSWHCPGHSGGVAFLKAPVGQMFHQFFGENMLRADVCSSVEELGQLLDHTGPVAASEKNAARIFEADHLFFVTNGTSTSNKIVWHSNVGTDDVVLVDRNCHKSILHAIIMTGTVPIFLQPTRNHLGIIGPIPREEFEQKSIQAKIDAHPLVKDKTKRPRILTITQSTYDGVIYNVEMIKKVMGDQVDNLHFDEAWLPHAVFHDFYHDYHAIAEDRPRSENAIVYSTQSTHKLLAGLSQASQILVQDSKNRKFDTSRFNESYLMHTSTSPQYAIIASCDVSAAMMEAPGGTALVQESIVEALEFRRAMRRVGSDYKESWWFSVWGPKNLGDDGINDRKDWILRSNDRWHGFGKLAAGFNMLDPIKATLVTPGLDINGKFQKSGIPAAIVTRYLAEHGVVVEKTGLYSFFVMFTIGITKGRWNTLITELQQFKDDYDSNRLLWKVMPEFVAANPRYERVGLQDLAQQIHEQYRHHDISRVTTEMYLSTMEPVMRPSDAFECLAHDEVDRVPIDELEGRVTTMLVTPYPPGIPLLIPGERFNKAIVEYLQFARSFNTHFPGFDTDVHGIVVEEIDGKTEYFIDCVFQSVVEASQQ, encoded by the coding sequence ATGAAATTTCGCTTTCCGGTTGTGATCATCGACGAGGACTGGCGTGCAGAATCCGCCAGTGGACTAGGTATCCGTGCTCTTGGTAAAGCACTGGAGGACCAAGGTATGGAAGTGGTCGGGGGCTTCACCTACCTTGATGTGGCCAGGGTGGCTAACCAGGCCGCAAGAGCTTCAGCCTTCATCTTGTCCATTGATGATGAGGAAATCAGCGAACACTCTGACGAGAACCCTGTCATTCAGGAACTACGCGCATTCATTCAGGAAACGCGGCGGCGTAACAGCGACATTCCCATTTTTCTATTTGGAGAAACCCGCACCTCACGCCATATTCCCAGCGATGTTCTCAAGGAATTGCACGGCTTCATACATATGTTCGAGGACACACCGGAGTTCGTTGCTCGCTATATCATTCGAGAGGCCAATGCCTATCTGTCGTCACTGGCCCCGCCCTTCTTCAAGGCCTTACTCGACTACGCCAATGATGGGTCCTATTCCTGGCACTGCCCGGGCCACTCTGGTGGTGTCGCCTTTCTGAAAGCACCTGTCGGACAGATGTTTCATCAGTTCTTCGGCGAAAACATGTTACGTGCCGATGTCTGCAGCTCTGTGGAGGAACTTGGGCAATTGCTGGATCACACCGGCCCGGTGGCAGCCTCCGAGAAAAACGCAGCGCGAATCTTTGAGGCGGATCATCTGTTTTTCGTCACCAACGGCACTTCCACATCCAACAAGATTGTCTGGCATTCGAATGTCGGTACGGACGATGTGGTGCTGGTGGATCGCAATTGCCACAAGTCGATTCTGCACGCCATCATCATGACCGGCACCGTGCCCATTTTTCTGCAACCGACGCGCAATCACCTGGGCATCATAGGGCCCATACCGCGCGAAGAGTTCGAACAGAAAAGCATCCAGGCCAAGATTGATGCTCATCCACTGGTCAAGGACAAAACCAAAAGACCCCGCATTCTGACCATCACTCAATCCACCTATGACGGCGTCATCTACAACGTCGAAATGATCAAGAAAGTGATGGGAGACCAGGTCGATAATCTGCACTTCGATGAGGCCTGGTTACCGCATGCCGTGTTCCATGATTTCTATCATGACTACCACGCTATTGCAGAGGATCGACCACGCAGCGAAAACGCCATCGTGTACTCGACACAATCAACTCATAAACTGCTGGCAGGTCTGTCACAGGCATCGCAAATACTGGTACAAGACTCGAAGAACCGCAAGTTTGACACCTCGCGCTTCAATGAATCCTATCTCATGCACACCTCCACCAGTCCGCAATACGCCATCATTGCCAGCTGTGATGTGTCTGCAGCCATGATGGAAGCTCCAGGCGGCACGGCACTGGTACAAGAGTCGATCGTCGAGGCTCTGGAATTCAGGCGTGCCATGCGCCGGGTTGGATCCGACTACAAGGAGTCCTGGTGGTTCAGTGTCTGGGGCCCCAAGAATCTGGGTGACGACGGCATCAATGATCGCAAGGACTGGATTTTGCGCAGCAATGATCGCTGGCACGGCTTCGGCAAGCTGGCTGCCGGTTTCAATATGCTCGACCCTATCAAGGCCACTCTGGTAACCCCGGGTCTGGATATCAATGGCAAGTTTCAGAAAAGCGGCATACCCGCCGCCATCGTGACACGCTACCTTGCCGAGCACGGCGTGGTTGTCGAGAAAACCGGACTCTATTCTTTCTTCGTCATGTTCACGATCGGCATCACCAAGGGTCGGTGGAATACGCTGATCACCGAACTGCAGCAGTTCAAGGATGACTACGACAGTAACCGCCTACTCTGGAAGGTCATGCCTGAATTCGTAGCCGCTAATCCGCGATATGAACGTGTCGGCCTGCAGGATCTGGCACAACAGATTCATGAGCAATACCGTCACCATGATATTTCGCGTGTCACCACCGAGATGTACCTGTCCACGATGGAACCGGTGATGCGACCCAGCGATGCCTTTGAATGTCTGGCGCATGACGAGGTGGATCGTGTCCCCATTGATGAGCTGGAAGGTCGGGTTACAACCATGCTGGTGACCCCCTACCCTCCCGGCATTCCTCTGCTGATTCCGGGTGAACGGTTCAACAAGGCTATCGTGGAATACTTACAATTTGCTCGCTCCTTCAACACCCACTTTCCCGGCTTTGACACAGACGTACACGGAATCGTGGTTGAGGAGATCGACGGCAAGACCGAGTACTTTATCGACTGCGTCTTCCAATCAGTGGTGGAGGCCAGTCAACAGTAA
- a CDS encoding SLC13 family permease, producing MINAWLEQHAAVISLVILFMMLLGFSRDRAPPSAIAVIGAAAFMLLGYVGEKDALSVFSNGAVIAIASMLILTAALVRTGVLEALASRVLAVAKMNPTVAIIMLLLIAVISSAFVNSTPVVVILIPLMVSLAASIKISSKRLLIPLSYMAILGGTCTLIGTSTNLVVNSIAKSLGHPGFGIFDITVVGVFVAVVGGVSLLLMSRFLLPKSAPGSDQQTPTQANIITEVRVCEKFSGLGEPYDDVTVLKPRGINVLGLFRSGARIARDNKSQVSAKDHWILRTTASELATLVARKNLDLGVRVRSRPARDSELQIERFTVLSESRIVGRRLSEAHFLSRFPVSIIGVRRNRNLAGPDLNSLVVHAGDQLWVEGSTVSLQGVARDPFLAQSSRPVEKPFLRERATIALATLLAVITASAFSWASLPVAAIIGIGVLLAVKSLESSDAWAALNAEVLILIYGMLIVGLGLQNTGAVDLIITLIMPWMQIASPFVVLLIIYSLTSLLTEMVTNNAVAVVMTPLAIKLGEQLGTDPTALIVAVMFGASASFATPVGYQTNTLVHVAGNYRFVEFLKIGVPMNVIVGIASCLAINVWFGA from the coding sequence ATGATCAATGCATGGCTTGAGCAACATGCGGCAGTGATCAGCCTTGTCATCCTGTTCATGATGCTGTTGGGCTTTTCCAGAGACAGGGCGCCACCCTCTGCCATCGCAGTTATCGGTGCAGCAGCGTTCATGTTGCTGGGCTATGTTGGTGAAAAGGATGCGTTGTCAGTCTTCTCTAACGGTGCCGTGATTGCGATAGCCTCAATGTTGATTCTCACCGCGGCTCTGGTCAGGACGGGAGTTCTGGAAGCGCTTGCCAGCAGAGTACTGGCGGTAGCAAAAATGAACCCGACAGTAGCGATCATCATGCTCTTGCTGATCGCGGTCATCTCCTCAGCGTTTGTCAACAGTACGCCGGTGGTTGTCATACTCATTCCATTAATGGTCAGCCTGGCGGCATCCATCAAGATCAGCTCGAAGCGCTTGCTGATTCCTCTGTCCTATATGGCCATCCTGGGCGGCACCTGCACCTTGATAGGAACCTCTACCAACCTTGTTGTCAACAGTATTGCCAAGAGTCTGGGGCATCCGGGGTTCGGCATTTTTGATATCACCGTAGTGGGTGTTTTCGTGGCGGTGGTAGGGGGAGTTTCACTATTGTTGATGAGCCGCTTTTTGTTACCGAAGAGCGCTCCGGGTTCGGATCAGCAGACTCCGACCCAGGCAAATATCATCACTGAAGTGCGTGTGTGTGAAAAATTCAGTGGACTGGGCGAGCCTTATGACGATGTGACGGTGCTCAAACCCCGCGGCATCAACGTTCTCGGTCTGTTTCGTTCTGGTGCCAGAATCGCCAGAGATAACAAGTCGCAGGTGAGCGCCAAGGATCACTGGATACTGCGCACCACTGCCAGCGAACTGGCGACTCTGGTGGCGCGCAAGAATCTGGATTTGGGCGTACGTGTGCGAAGCCGGCCTGCTCGTGACAGTGAGTTGCAGATTGAACGCTTTACGGTGTTAAGTGAGAGCCGTATTGTGGGTCGTCGGTTATCGGAAGCACATTTTCTGTCGCGCTTTCCGGTGTCCATCATTGGCGTGCGTCGCAATCGCAATCTGGCAGGCCCCGACCTGAACTCTCTGGTTGTGCATGCTGGCGATCAGCTATGGGTTGAAGGTAGTACCGTATCACTGCAAGGGGTGGCCCGCGATCCGTTTCTGGCTCAGTCATCCCGACCTGTGGAAAAACCGTTTCTGCGCGAGCGCGCAACCATAGCGCTGGCGACTCTGCTGGCAGTTATTACTGCATCGGCTTTTTCCTGGGCTAGTTTACCGGTTGCGGCAATCATTGGTATCGGTGTCCTGTTGGCAGTCAAGAGCCTGGAATCCTCAGACGCGTGGGCGGCTCTGAATGCCGAGGTGCTGATTCTCATCTATGGAATGCTGATCGTTGGTCTTGGACTGCAGAATACGGGTGCAGTCGATTTGATCATCACGCTCATCATGCCGTGGATGCAGATTGCATCCCCCTTTGTTGTCTTGCTGATCATCTATTCTCTGACATCACTGCTGACTGAAATGGTGACAAACAATGCGGTCGCTGTTGTCATGACACCACTTGCCATCAAGCTCGGTGAGCAACTGGGTACAGACCCCACGGCATTGATCGTTGCCGTCATGTTCGGTGCCAGTGCAAGCTTTGCAACGCCCGTGGGGTATCAGACCAATACCCTGGTGCATGTCGCCGGTAATTACCGGTTTGTGGAATTCCTGAAAATCGGTGTGCCCATGAATGTGATCGTTGGAATAGCCAGCTGTCTGGCTATCAACGTCTGGTTTGGTGCGTAG
- the glgC gene encoding glucose-1-phosphate adenylyltransferase yields the protein MSESTYGGQAKLNICSEDTICFLLAGGQGSRLHPLTADRAKPSVPFGGKYRIIDFPLSNCLHSGIRRVLVLTQYKSHSLQKHLRDAWSIYNPEMGEYVTAVPPQMRTGESWYSGTADALFQNLYLLERSGAKRVLILSGDHIYRMDYAAILRRHAELDADLSVACMRVPVKEATGFGIMSVDEGDRVTAFEEKPSHPTTLPGDSQVAMASMGIYVFNTDVLREALNQDHANSKSSHDFGHDLLPELIRSRRVVGYQFGGDEGRVTPDRYWRDVGTVDSYFDVNMDLLASNPPLDLYQDSWPIRTYQGQHPPARVTSGNETSRGTIENSMLGNGSIVSGGTVINSILSARVKIEDGAQIESSILFDNVHVGAGARLRRCIVDKDVRIPAGIRIGYDAEDDAARFSISPNGIVVVPKDVQL from the coding sequence ATGAGTGAATCAACTTACGGTGGTCAAGCTAAATTGAATATTTGCAGCGAAGATACGATTTGCTTTTTACTGGCCGGAGGTCAGGGTTCTCGCCTGCATCCTCTGACCGCCGATCGCGCAAAACCCAGCGTGCCTTTCGGGGGCAAGTACCGGATTATCGACTTCCCCCTGAGTAATTGCCTGCACTCCGGAATCCGGCGTGTATTGGTACTGACACAGTACAAGTCGCACTCTCTGCAAAAGCATCTGCGCGACGCCTGGTCCATCTACAACCCTGAAATGGGCGAGTACGTCACCGCCGTTCCACCGCAGATGCGCACCGGAGAATCCTGGTACTCAGGCACGGCCGATGCCTTGTTCCAGAACCTCTATCTGCTGGAGCGCAGTGGCGCAAAACGCGTTTTGATACTCTCGGGCGATCACATCTATCGTATGGACTATGCCGCCATTTTGCGTCGTCATGCAGAACTGGATGCGGACCTTTCAGTCGCCTGTATGCGCGTGCCGGTCAAGGAGGCTACCGGCTTTGGCATCATGAGCGTCGATGAAGGTGATCGAGTGACAGCATTCGAAGAGAAGCCCAGCCACCCGACGACGCTGCCGGGTGACTCCCAGGTCGCAATGGCATCCATGGGAATCTATGTATTCAATACTGATGTGCTGCGTGAAGCACTCAACCAGGACCATGCCAATAGCAAATCCTCACATGATTTCGGTCATGACCTGCTGCCCGAGCTGATTCGTTCACGCCGGGTCGTGGGCTATCAGTTTGGTGGTGATGAGGGCCGGGTGACGCCCGACAGGTACTGGCGCGATGTGGGCACTGTGGATTCCTATTTCGACGTCAATATGGATTTGCTGGCAAGCAATCCACCATTGGATCTGTACCAGGACAGCTGGCCTATCCGAACCTACCAGGGGCAACACCCTCCTGCACGGGTAACTTCTGGCAACGAAACGTCGCGCGGTACGATCGAGAATTCGATGCTCGGCAACGGTTCCATCGTGTCTGGAGGCACAGTTATCAATTCAATCCTGTCTGCCCGTGTCAAGATCGAAGATGGAGCGCAAATCGAGTCAAGCATTCTGTTCGACAATGTTCACGTCGGTGCCGGTGCCAGACTGCGCCGCTGCATCGTTGACAAGGATGTTCGAATTCCGGCCGGGATACGGATTGGCTACGATGCAGAAGATGACGCCGCAAGATTCTCCATCTCCCCTAATGGAATTGTGGTTGTGCCCAAGGATGTACAGCTCTAA
- a CDS encoding MFS transporter: MNRLSAWTPEQRLTLYFMMMYGSIGLTGPFFSPWLHHLGVSAQMTGLIVALPSAAMVVAAVYLGSISDRLSDWRVAIIAFDWVILVLFCWIVFRHDVIDIIVVWTLTGLLIAVKIPILDGATLSLTRKRGSQYSRIRALGSVGFVIALLTGGFVFNVAGLDWFVPALVVGALVRAICSSMLPRFREPSSDTTMQISEKLAAPADNLGAPAGNLAMSTNSLTAPSLQGGLKHKGFIMVIAGSALISGSHAFFSAFAMLHWIESGISTLVSSLLWCFAVVMEIALMWCFTDVAKRLSSRHCMLAAGAMGIVRWSLSTTDQPVPVLFLLQGLHALTFGLLFIATVTFIARRVDDSMAARAQSLFATFSTAALAIAVLISGTLYKYAGVQGYWLMTGMCVFGIVLIMASYTTRLDDDFPM, from the coding sequence ATGAACCGTCTCTCGGCCTGGACTCCTGAGCAGCGTCTCACTCTGTATTTCATGATGATGTACGGCTCAATCGGTTTGACAGGGCCCTTCTTCTCGCCCTGGTTACACCATTTGGGCGTCAGTGCTCAGATGACAGGATTGATCGTGGCTCTGCCATCGGCAGCCATGGTCGTTGCTGCTGTCTATCTGGGCAGTATCTCGGATCGTTTGTCTGATTGGCGCGTAGCCATCATTGCCTTTGACTGGGTAATACTCGTGCTCTTTTGCTGGATTGTGTTTCGACACGATGTCATCGACATCATCGTTGTCTGGACGCTGACGGGTCTGTTGATTGCCGTCAAGATTCCCATACTAGATGGTGCGACCTTGAGCCTGACTCGCAAGCGCGGTTCCCAGTACTCAAGAATTCGTGCGTTGGGTTCGGTAGGTTTCGTGATTGCCTTGCTGACGGGTGGTTTCGTATTCAATGTAGCGGGGCTGGATTGGTTTGTACCGGCTCTGGTAGTTGGGGCTCTGGTACGTGCGATTTGCTCGAGCATGTTGCCCAGGTTCAGAGAGCCATCAAGCGATACCACTATGCAGATCAGTGAGAAGCTTGCGGCGCCGGCCGACAACCTGGGTGCACCGGCGGGTAATCTGGCCATGTCCACCAACAGTCTGACAGCACCCTCTCTGCAGGGCGGGCTGAAACATAAAGGTTTTATCATGGTAATTGCAGGCTCGGCACTAATCAGTGGTTCGCATGCCTTCTTCAGCGCTTTTGCCATGTTGCACTGGATCGAGTCAGGTATCAGTACGCTGGTCAGTTCGCTGCTGTGGTGTTTCGCCGTGGTCATGGAGATAGCCTTGATGTGGTGCTTTACTGATGTTGCCAAGCGCTTGTCTTCGCGGCACTGCATGCTCGCCGCCGGTGCCATGGGTATCGTGCGCTGGAGCCTGTCAACCACGGATCAACCAGTGCCTGTTCTGTTTCTTCTACAGGGATTGCATGCACTGACGTTTGGCCTGCTGTTCATCGCAACGGTGACTTTCATTGCTCGTCGTGTGGACGACTCCATGGCAGCGCGTGCCCAGTCATTGTTTGCAACCTTCTCCACCGCCGCTCTGGCGATTGCAGTACTGATTTCTGGCACACTCTACAAATATGCAGGCGTGCAGGGCTACTGGCTCATGACGGGTATGTGTGTGTTCGGCATAGTACTGATCATGGCCAGCTATACCACTCGGCTTGATGACGATTTTCCGATGTAA
- a CDS encoding AMP-binding protein, translating to MTSHIFASPLPAVSIPEVSITEFVLQQASRVPDRDAIIDGPSGKAYTFEQLRSKIHQLAGGLQSMGLKPGDVVGLIAPNCPDYAVVFHAIAVCGGTVTTINPAYAAEEITKQLENSNACLLISDISCLPVATEASKGSPCKELICMQEQEKLRYIDQLMGEEIEQVSVDVRQHPVVLPYSSGTTGMPKGVMLSHFNLVANIVQINAAVQYDTDEAGLAVLPFFHIYGMQVLMGSLLTAGATIVTMPRFDMEQTLQLIQKHRITQYFAVPPIILGLAKTPLLEKYDISSLRKIFSGAAPLGGELAETASQRVGCPVVQAYGMTEISPVSHITPGYDSRPGSSGVTVSNTLSRIVGEDGQDLGIDEEGELWVKGPQVMLGYLNNEEATRETIDENGWLRTGDVGRIDADGYMSIVDRVKELIKYKGFQVAPAELEAIIVTHPDVTDVAVIGIPDEEAGELPKAFVVLKSAADGGEPQTSADDIRNFVKPHVATYKQIHEVEFIDSIPKSASGKILRRFLRNS from the coding sequence ATGACGTCACATATTTTTGCCAGCCCCTTGCCAGCTGTAAGCATTCCTGAGGTTTCCATCACCGAATTTGTGTTGCAACAGGCATCACGAGTACCCGATCGAGATGCCATCATCGATGGACCCAGCGGCAAGGCTTACACCTTTGAACAATTGCGTAGCAAAATTCACCAACTAGCCGGTGGACTCCAGTCAATGGGCCTCAAGCCCGGTGATGTAGTGGGTCTGATCGCCCCCAACTGCCCGGACTACGCGGTTGTCTTTCATGCAATCGCCGTCTGTGGTGGAACCGTGACCACCATCAATCCAGCCTATGCGGCTGAGGAGATAACGAAGCAACTCGAAAATTCAAATGCCTGCCTGTTGATATCAGATATCAGCTGCCTGCCTGTGGCCACTGAAGCGTCGAAAGGCAGCCCATGCAAAGAACTGATTTGCATGCAAGAACAGGAGAAGCTGCGCTACATTGACCAGCTAATGGGCGAAGAGATCGAACAGGTGAGTGTCGATGTTCGGCAACACCCAGTCGTGTTGCCCTATTCGTCAGGCACCACCGGTATGCCTAAAGGCGTCATGCTCAGTCACTTCAATCTGGTCGCTAATATTGTTCAGATTAATGCTGCAGTGCAATATGACACGGACGAGGCAGGGCTTGCAGTTCTACCCTTTTTCCATATCTATGGAATGCAGGTATTGATGGGAAGTCTGTTGACTGCCGGTGCAACTATCGTGACCATGCCACGATTTGATATGGAGCAAACACTGCAACTGATCCAGAAGCATCGCATTACCCAATATTTTGCCGTACCGCCCATTATTCTGGGCCTGGCAAAAACACCGCTTCTGGAGAAGTACGATATCAGCAGTCTGCGCAAGATCTTCTCTGGCGCTGCCCCTCTGGGCGGCGAACTGGCTGAAACCGCTTCGCAGCGTGTGGGTTGCCCAGTGGTACAGGCCTACGGCATGACTGAAATCAGCCCTGTCAGCCATATCACACCGGGTTACGACAGCCGTCCCGGCTCCAGTGGCGTTACGGTTTCCAACACCTTATCCCGGATTGTCGGCGAAGATGGTCAGGACCTGGGGATTGATGAAGAAGGCGAGCTCTGGGTCAAGGGCCCACAGGTCATGCTCGGCTATCTCAATAATGAGGAGGCCACACGGGAAACGATCGACGAGAATGGCTGGTTACGTACAGGTGACGTCGGCCGGATCGATGCAGATGGCTATATGAGCATTGTCGATCGAGTCAAGGAGCTGATCAAATACAAAGGATTTCAAGTAGCTCCAGCCGAACTTGAAGCCATTATCGTCACTCACCCCGATGTGACAGATGTCGCGGTAATCGGCATACCAGACGAAGAAGCGGGTGAGCTACCCAAGGCTTTCGTGGTACTCAAGAGTGCCGCTGATGGCGGCGAGCCGCAAACCAGTGCCGACGACATCCGAAACTTCGTCAAGCCGCATGTCGCAACGTACAAGCAAATTCATGAAGTTGAATTCATCGACAGCATTCCCAAGTCTGCCAGCGGCAAGATCCTGCGCAGGTTTCTCAGAAACAGCTAA
- a CDS encoding DUF1850 domain-containing protein: MSALCVATAAALFSWSTSSFTLSWTHSVEKTEWQESWVIEDNALVLESARVKGSGAGMDPGEGAKLIDGWWQWQPTLPPLPALHLSASGATASPWTLCVADECMSLGEQAEAAVKLWSCPEKAESH; the protein is encoded by the coding sequence ATGAGTGCTCTGTGCGTAGCAACGGCTGCCGCCTTGTTCAGCTGGAGCACTTCCAGCTTTACGCTCTCCTGGACTCATTCTGTCGAGAAGACTGAATGGCAGGAGTCATGGGTTATTGAAGACAATGCCCTCGTGCTGGAATCTGCACGCGTGAAAGGTTCGGGTGCCGGCATGGACCCGGGCGAAGGTGCAAAACTGATCGATGGCTGGTGGCAGTGGCAACCCACCCTGCCACCACTACCGGCTTTGCATCTGTCAGCCTCCGGAGCCACCGCTTCACCCTGGACCTTGTGCGTTGCTGACGAATGCATGAGCCTGGGTGAGCAGGCAGAGGCTGCCGTAAAATTATGGAGTTGCCCTGAAAAAGCTGAAAGCCACTGA